The nucleotide window GCTCACCACCGACTGGCGGATGCCCGAGGAGGTCGACCGCGTCGTCGACCCGGACGCGGACCTGCCGTCCTGACCGATGCAGGAACCGGAGCACTCGCCGGTCAGGAAGAATGGCTCGAGTAGCGCCCGTGTCGGGAACTACACGTAGCTGAAGACGACTATCGCGCCGAAGATCAGGACGAGGAACGTCACGAGCACGAGCACCGTCTTGACGCGGTCGGACTCGACGAACCCGTCGCCCGGCTTCCCCGCGCCCCGTCCTTCCCCGCCGATAGGGCCGATACTGTCCATACACATATCGTTTCAGACGATGAGGTATGTATCTTGTCCCGAACACCACGCGTCGTTCGGGACGACGCCCACGTCGAGGACGTGCCGAGCGAACTCCGAGGGGAACGCGCCGATACTGTCGGAGACGCCACGCTTATCCCCGCCCCCCGACTCGTTCGGACATGGCCGCACAGGCGATGGATCGCGTTCCGCGACCGTTCTGACCGACCCGATTCGATGACAGGTACTCGCATGACCGATAGCCACTGCCCCTGCTCGTCCCTTCCACTCTACTGGTCCAATGGGGGTCGCCGATGAGGACCCGCACCGACCACGCCGCCGGCATCGCCGCCCGGACCGGCCTCGACGGCGTCGCGCTCAAGCCGACCGAGTGCGACGTCGCCGTCGCCCGGGACCTCCAGTTCGACCTGGTCTGCGTGGACTACGAGGGGCGCGAGGCGCTCCCGGAGTTCGACCGGCTCGCCGCGCTCGCGGGCGAGCGCGAGGTCAGGCTCACGACGCCGGTCCGCGCGGACGGCTTCGACCCCCGGGGTGACGACTCCCTGACGGCATCGCTCCCGGACGGCGTTCGACGCGTGCTCGTCGCGGGTCACCCGGCGTACCTCACCGAGCGGGAGAAGTCGCGGGCCGTCGCCCCGCGACTCGGCGAGGCCGTCGCCGTCAGCGCCGACCCCTGGGTCGGCACCGAGGGCGTCGAACGGCTGGCGCTCGCCGCCGGCGGGACCCAGTACGAACTCCTCTCGCGGGCGACCGAGCGGGACGTCCGCGGGCTCCGGGCCGCGGGATTCGACGGTGAAGTCGCCGTCTACGCGCCGACGGTCCCGACCGCCGACGAGGACGCCGTACTAGACGCCGTGGGACCGTACGCCGCCCGACGGAAGCCGGTCCGGACGGCCCTTCCCGACGACGCGCCCACCGATTCGACGGCGACTGGGCGCGCCCGCGAGGTGCTCTCGAAGGCGGTCCGGGACTACGCGCTCGTCGGGGAACCCGACGCGGTCGCCGAGCGCGTGACGGCGCTGAAGGAGGCCGGGGTGGACTACGTGGTCGGGTACCCCGCTGCAGGCGTCGAGTCGTTCCGATAGGTCGTCCGCTCCGTTCTTCGTCGTCGCCGGTTCAGCCGCCCACCCCCACCCGACCGGCTAAGTAGGTTCCCGCGGACTGCCGGGTATGCGACTCCTGCACGAGCAAACCACCACGGAGGCGGGCGACCTGTTCGACGACGAGGTCGAGGTCGCCGTGCTCCCCGCGGGCTCCGTCGAACAGCACGGCCCGGCGCTTCCGCTGGGCACCGACTTCCTCGCGGCCGAGGCAGTCGCGCGCGGGCTCGACCGCGACGACTCGGTCGTCCTTCCGACGGTCCCGGTCGGCGTGTCGACCCACCACCGTCAGTTCGACGGGACGCTGTGGGTCGACCCCGAGACGTTCGAGGACTACGTCGGCGAGATCCTCGCGTCCGTCGCGAGCCACGGCGTCCGCAAACTGGTCGTCGTCAACGGTCACGGGGGGAACGTAGACGCGCTCTCGCGGACCGCGCGTCGGCTGCGGGGCGAACGGATCGCCTTCGCCGCGCCGTGGAACTGGTGGTCGAGCCTCGACGGCCTCGACGAGGCGCTGTTCGACCAGTCGGGAATCGGTCACGCCGACGCGATGGAGACGTCGATGATCGCCCACCTGGCCGCCGACCTCGTGCGCGAGGCCGCGATCGAGGAGGCGGAGGCCGGCGCCGCCGACTCGTGGGGGAGGACGGTCCACGGCGCGGAGGTCGGGTTCGACGTGGCCGACTTCTCCGAGTCTGGCGCGGCCGGTCGGCCGACCGACGGGAGCGCCGAGAAGGGGCGGCGGCTGTACGAGCAGTCCGTGAGCGAACTCGACGCGCTCGTGGGGTGGCTGACCGAACGGCCGTTCGACGCGCTCATGCCCGAACCGCATCGATGAGGGTCGCGGTCATCGGCGCGGGCGCAGTCGGGCTCACGGCCGCCCGCGACCTGGCGGCCGGCGGCGCGTCGGTCACCGTGTACGACCGGGGAGAGCCCGGCTCCGGGTCGTCGGGTCGCGCCGCGGGCGTGCTGTACGACGCGTACGCCGAGGACGTGGACGCCGAACTGGGCGCGCGAGCGATGGAACGGTTTCGCGAGTTCTCGGGGACGGGCGGCTTCGAGTTCCGCGAGTGCCCGTACGTGTTCCTCGCGCGAACGGGAGACGAGGACGTGGCGGAGGCTATCCCCGCGAGCGTCGAACGCATGCAATCCCACGGTCGGCCCGTCGAGTCCGTCACCCCAGCAGAACTGGGAGAGCGGTTCCCCACGCTTCGGACCGACGACGTCACCGTCGCGGCCGTCGCCGAGAACGCCGGCTGGACCGACCCCGGGTCGTACGTCGAGATGATGGCCGGACGGGCGGGTGAGGCGGGCGTCGAACTGCGTCCGAACGAGTCGGTCTGCGTCGACCCCGACGGGCCTGGCGTCATCGCCGATGGCGGAGGGACGGCGACGGGGTACGACGCGGTCGTCGTCGCGGCGGGCGCACACACGAAGCGGGTGCTCGTGGACGCCGGTATCCCGGTCCCGCTGAAGCCGTACCGCGTGCAGGCGCTCGTCTCCGGGACCGCCTACGACGGGCCGATGTGCTACGACGCGACCGCCGGGGCGTACTTCCGCCCGCACCCGACGGGCCTGCTCGGCGGTGACGGCACGGTGCCGGTGGAGGCCGACCCCGACGACTGGGACCGGGAGGCGGACAACTGGTTCGTCGACGAACTCGGTGGGATGCTCCGGCACCGCGCCGATCACGACCCGGCGGTCGAGCGCGCGTGGGCCGGCCTCTGCACTGCGACGCCGGACGGGGATCCGCTGCTTGGGGAACTCCGCGAGGGCCTATACGTTGCCGCCGGGTGGCAGGGCCACGGGTTCATGCGCGCGCCGGCCGTCGGTGAAGCCGTCGCGGCGCAAGTGCTGGGCAAGTCGGACGGCATCGCCCCGTTCGACCCGAGGCGGTTCTCGGGCGACGAGACGTTCGAGATCAGCGAAGGAATGGCGGTGGAGACGGACCGGGACGGCGCATGACTACTCCCCGTCGTCTCTCGACTGCTCGTACTCCTCGGGGCTGTCGTACTCGTCGGACTCGTCGTACTCCCCACCCTCCTCGAGGGTCTCGGCCTCGTCCTCGGGTTCGCCCATGCCCACGTCCTCGCCGGGCGGCCGCTTCCAGTCGTCGTCCTCGGTGTCGGCGTCCCGGTCGGCCTCCTCGTCCCCCTCGATGGTGAGGGTCGTGCTCCGCTCCTCTTCCGTCTTCGGGAGCGTCACCCGGAGCGTGCCGTTGTCCGTCAGCGTCGCCTCGGCTCCGGCGGGGTCGACGGACGCGTGGGGCGGCAGCTGCGCGCGTCCGTCGAGCGACAGCCCCCGACCGGGGAAGCGCATCTCGAACCCCTCGTGGAAGTCGCGGAAGCGGTCCACGCGCACCTCGACGGCGCCCTCGCGGAAGCGCACCTGGATGTCGCTCCGGGTGGTTCCGGGGGCGTCGAAGACGACGAGGTAGGCGTCCTCGGACTCCAGCAGGTCGTATGGGAGCGGGGTCCGCTCCTGGACCTTCCCCATCCCGCGACCGACGCGGTCGAGCACGGTCGTCACCGCCGACTTGCCGACCTCCTTCAGGTCGCCGCGGCGCTCGCTCCGGCCCTTCATAGTTCGATCTCCTCCAGGCAGTCCGTCCCGCCACAGAGCGGGCACGAGAGGTCCGAGACGGCGTGGTCGTCCGCGATATCGTACGTGTAGTGGTTCTCGAACATGTCGAGCTCGCAGTCCGCGCTCGTGCACTTGACTTCCTTCGTGGCAGGCATGGGTGACGCTAGGGGCGGGCGGGGCATAAACGACGTGGGGGCTGGGCGTCCGGAGCGTGTGGATGTCAGTCGTCCTCGAGGGGATCAGCGGTGGTGCCTAGGGGAGGACCGCCTCGAAAGCCCCCACCTGCTCCGCTCCCGCGGACCGCGCTGCGCTCCTCGGCCTCCGGCCTGTGGTGCTTGCTGGTCCGGGGTTCGCGGAGCAGGTGGCCCCTTTCAGTCCCACCCGAACCGCACCACTCACGCTCGCTCCCGTTGGTCGCTCGCGTGACCGAGGCGCGGCCGCCGCGCGCCAGCCAGCTGATCCGTGATCGTGAGCAGTCGTAGGGCGCTGGATACTCACGTCGCTGGGGACCGCACGTCTTTAGCCCCTCGCGGCCCGAGGGCGTCCCATGACCGCGCCGCAGCTCGACGGCGACCGGGTGCCGTCTCGCGCACCCGCTCCCTCCGACCTCTCCGTCACCATCGTCGACGGCTACGTGGACGAGCCGGCGCACTTCGGCGTCCCGCCCTACATCTCGACGTACCCCCGGTTCACGGCCGGGGCGCTCGTCGACGCCGGCGTCCCCGAGTCGGGGATCACCTACCACACCATCGACGAACTCCGGGACGACCGGCGGAAGTGGGCCGACGTCGCCGACGCAGACCTGTTGGTGTACGTCGGCGGGATGACCGTCCCCGGGAAGTACGTCGGGGGCACCCCCGCTGAACCGGACGAGGTCCGTGAACTCGCCTGGACCGCGGACGGCGTCACCCTGCTCGGCGGCCCGGTCCGCTTCGGCGTCGGCGACGAGAACGCCGGCGCACAGGAGATGCAGCGGGACGACCTCGACTACGACTTCGTCGCGATGGGCGACGTGGAGGCCGCCGCCTACGACCTCGTCGAGGCGGGGCTGGAGGGGTTCGGCAACCGCATCCGCGAGTACGACGAGGTGTCGCGCTGGTCGAGCCTCGGCGCGTTCGTCGTCGAACAGCACCCGAACCACCCCGACTATCTCATCGCCGAACTCGAGACCTCCCGCGGCTGCGCCTACCGCTGCTCGTTCTGCACCGAGCCGCTGTACGGCGACCCGGACTTCCGCACCGCGCCGGACGTCGTCTCCGAGGTGGACGCGCTCTCGGACCGCGGGGTTCGCCACTTCCGGCTCGGCCGGCAGGCAGACATCCTCGCGTTCGGCGGCGACGGCGAGGCGCCGAACCCCGACGCCCTCCGTCAGCTGTACGGCGGCATCCGCGACGTGGCGCCGGACCTGGAGACGCTCCACCTCGACAACATGAACCCCGTGACCATCACGGACTACCCGGAGGCGTCGCGGGCGGCCATCCGGGTCATCGCCGAGCACAACACGGCCGGCGACACGGCCGCCTTCGGCCTCGAATCGGCCGACCCGGCGGTGCGCGAGGAGAACAACCTCCTCGTCTCGGCCGAGGAGTGCCTCGAGGCCGTCCGTGTCGTCAACGAGGAGGCCGGGTGGCGCCCCGACGACGAGCGCGGGACGCGCCTCCCCAAACTGCTTCCGGGAATCAACCTCGTCCACGGCCTCCAGGGCGAGACGGAGGACACCTTCGCGCACAACAGGGAGTTCCTGGAGGACGTGATGGAGGAGGGGCTGATGCTCCGCCGGGTGAACATCCGGCAGGTGATGGCCTTCGAGGGGACCGAGATGGCGGAGACAGGCGCCGACCTCGCGCGCGAGCACAAGAAGGAGTTCCAGCGGTACAAGCGCGAGGTGCGCGAGACCGTCGACCGGCCGATGCTGGAGCGGGTGATGCCGACCGGCACCGTCCTGCCCGACGTCCACCTGGAGTACCACGAGGACGGCACCACCTTCGGCCGCCAACTGGGGACTTACCCGATCCTCGTCGGCGTCCCGGGCGAGCGCGAACTCGGCCGGTCGATCGACGTCACCGTCGTGGACTGGGGCTACCGATCGGTGACGGGCGTGCCGTTTCCCCTCGACGTGAACGGCGCGTCGATGGACGAACTCGTCGCCATCCCGGGCGTCGGGAAGGGGACCGCCGGCGACATCATCGTCAACCGACCGTACGGGTCGACCGAGGAGGCCGGCGAGACCGCCGGGGTCGACCTCTCGCGGTTCGCGACAGTACGGACGCCCGAGCGGGCCGACTGAGGCCGATGCACGTCGACAGTTTCTCCGTCCCCGTCGCGACGCGAGCGCCGACCGGGCAGACGAACGCCTACCTCGTCTCCGGACCCGGACCGGACGGCGACACCGAGCGACTGCTCGTCGACCCGGCGGGACGGACCGACACCCTCGACACGGCCGTCCGCGAGAAGGGCGTCGACCACGTCGCGGTGACGCACACCCATCCGGACCACGTCGGTGCAGTAGCCGAGTACGCGGCCGAGACCGACGCGACCGTCTGGGCGCGAAGCGGTCGGGAGGCGCGCTTCGCGGACGCGACGGGACTCGAACCCGACAGGACGTTCGCTGAGGGCAACCGCGTCGGGCCCGCCACTGCCCTGGACACGCAGGGGCACGCCCCCGACCACGTCGCATTCGAGATCTCGATCGGAACCCTCTCCGGCGACGTGGCGGTCGCCGAGGGGAGCGTCGTCGTCGGCGCGCCGGAGGGTGACGTCCGGGCGTACCTCACCGCGCTCCGGCGTCTCCACGCGCGGAACCCGCGGGTGCTGTACCCCGGACACGGACCGGTCACCGAGGACCCCCGGGCGACCTGCGAGCGGCTCGTGGCCCACCGGAACGACCGCGAGGAGCGGGTGCTCGCTGCGGTCGAACGCGGCGCTGCCGACGTCGACGCCGTCCTCGAGGCCGCGTACGGGAAGGACCTCTCGGGAGTGAAGGACCTCGCCCGGGCGACTGTTCGCGCCCACCTGGAGAAGCTCTCGCGGGCGGGGCGAGTGCAGTACGACCCCACGACGGGTCGCGTCGGAACCGCCTGATCGGCGCCCGCACGTGCCAGTCGCTGTCGGCGCTCACGTAGCTCGATCCGGCAGGACGGTCGGACGCCTGAAGGTGAGCGTCACGATCGAGCCCGACGGCTCGTTCTCCGCGAACGAGACGTCGCCGCCGGCGGCCTCCATCGCCCACTTCACCATCCAGAGGCCGAGACCGCTCCCGTGCGAGAGCGGGGTCTCCTCCCGGGCGTCGAACGGCACGCGCTCGTCCGTCGGGATGCCTTGGCCGTCGTCGGCGACGACGACCGCGACCGTCTCCGTACCGAGTTCGACCGTCACGCGGACCTCGGCGTCCGGCCCGGTGTGTTCGAGCGCGTTCTCCACGACGTCCGCGACCGCCCGCTCGACCAGCAGGTCGCTCGGCGCTGCGACCGTCGTCCCCGCCGGCGCGTCGACCTCGACGACGTCGGGGTCCGCCGAGTCGGCGACGACGTCGGTGATGACTCTGGACACGTCGATGGGCCTGTCACGAGCGCCCTGCTGTTCCAGCGCGGTCGTCACCCCGCGGATCCGCTCGGTGAGGTCGACGATGCGCCCGACCCTGTCTGCCGC belongs to Halorarum halophilum and includes:
- a CDS encoding DUF7388 family protein, whose protein sequence is MRTRTDHAAGIAARTGLDGVALKPTECDVAVARDLQFDLVCVDYEGREALPEFDRLAALAGEREVRLTTPVRADGFDPRGDDSLTASLPDGVRRVLVAGHPAYLTEREKSRAVAPRLGEAVAVSADPWVGTEGVERLALAAGGTQYELLSRATERDVRGLRAAGFDGEVAVYAPTVPTADEDAVLDAVGPYAARRKPVRTALPDDAPTDSTATGRAREVLSKAVRDYALVGEPDAVAERVTALKEAGVDYVVGYPAAGVESFR
- a CDS encoding creatininase family protein — its product is MRLLHEQTTTEAGDLFDDEVEVAVLPAGSVEQHGPALPLGTDFLAAEAVARGLDRDDSVVLPTVPVGVSTHHRQFDGTLWVDPETFEDYVGEILASVASHGVRKLVVVNGHGGNVDALSRTARRLRGERIAFAAPWNWWSSLDGLDEALFDQSGIGHADAMETSMIAHLAADLVREAAIEEAEAGAADSWGRTVHGAEVGFDVADFSESGAAGRPTDGSAEKGRRLYEQSVSELDALVGWLTERPFDALMPEPHR
- a CDS encoding NAD(P)/FAD-dependent oxidoreductase yields the protein MRVAVIGAGAVGLTAARDLAAGGASVTVYDRGEPGSGSSGRAAGVLYDAYAEDVDAELGARAMERFREFSGTGGFEFRECPYVFLARTGDEDVAEAIPASVERMQSHGRPVESVTPAELGERFPTLRTDDVTVAAVAENAGWTDPGSYVEMMAGRAGEAGVELRPNESVCVDPDGPGVIADGGGTATGYDAVVVAAGAHTKRVLVDAGIPVPLKPYRVQALVSGTAYDGPMCYDATAGAYFRPHPTGLLGGDGTVPVEADPDDWDREADNWFVDELGGMLRHRADHDPAVERAWAGLCTATPDGDPLLGELREGLYVAAGWQGHGFMRAPAVGEAVAAQVLGKSDGIAPFDPRRFSGDETFEISEGMAVETDRDGA
- a CDS encoding Hsp20/alpha crystallin family protein, encoding MKGRSERRGDLKEVGKSAVTTVLDRVGRGMGKVQERTPLPYDLLESEDAYLVVFDAPGTTRSDIQVRFREGAVEVRVDRFRDFHEGFEMRFPGRGLSLDGRAQLPPHASVDPAGAEATLTDNGTLRVTLPKTEEERSTTLTIEGDEEADRDADTEDDDWKRPPGEDVGMGEPEDEAETLEEGGEYDESDEYDSPEEYEQSRDDGE
- a CDS encoding DUF7559 family protein; translated protein: MPATKEVKCTSADCELDMFENHYTYDIADDHAVSDLSCPLCGGTDCLEEIEL
- a CDS encoding radical SAM protein, giving the protein MTAPQLDGDRVPSRAPAPSDLSVTIVDGYVDEPAHFGVPPYISTYPRFTAGALVDAGVPESGITYHTIDELRDDRRKWADVADADLLVYVGGMTVPGKYVGGTPAEPDEVRELAWTADGVTLLGGPVRFGVGDENAGAQEMQRDDLDYDFVAMGDVEAAAYDLVEAGLEGFGNRIREYDEVSRWSSLGAFVVEQHPNHPDYLIAELETSRGCAYRCSFCTEPLYGDPDFRTAPDVVSEVDALSDRGVRHFRLGRQADILAFGGDGEAPNPDALRQLYGGIRDVAPDLETLHLDNMNPVTITDYPEASRAAIRVIAEHNTAGDTAAFGLESADPAVREENNLLVSAEECLEAVRVVNEEAGWRPDDERGTRLPKLLPGINLVHGLQGETEDTFAHNREFLEDVMEEGLMLRRVNIRQVMAFEGTEMAETGADLAREHKKEFQRYKREVRETVDRPMLERVMPTGTVLPDVHLEYHEDGTTFGRQLGTYPILVGVPGERELGRSIDVTVVDWGYRSVTGVPFPLDVNGASMDELVAIPGVGKGTAGDIIVNRPYGSTEEAGETAGVDLSRFATVRTPERAD
- a CDS encoding MBL fold metallo-hydrolase; the encoded protein is MHVDSFSVPVATRAPTGQTNAYLVSGPGPDGDTERLLVDPAGRTDTLDTAVREKGVDHVAVTHTHPDHVGAVAEYAAETDATVWARSGREARFADATGLEPDRTFAEGNRVGPATALDTQGHAPDHVAFEISIGTLSGDVAVAEGSVVVGAPEGDVRAYLTALRRLHARNPRVLYPGHGPVTEDPRATCERLVAHRNDREERVLAAVERGAADVDAVLEAAYGKDLSGVKDLARATVRAHLEKLSRAGRVQYDPTTGRVGTA